A portion of the Halopelagius inordinatus genome contains these proteins:
- a CDS encoding tRNA(Ile)(2)-agmatinylcytidine synthase: MTVIGLDDTDSRERGMCTTYLATLVAEAVEAAGGRVRRRLLVRLNPAVKHKTRGNAALALHVEFPVADALDVAVSELEPLAETDDPRTSPGVVVAPGDPEMVPEAVADFARRGVRDIVDTPTATTIAEEAGYEHRGWDGGRGRIGALAAVGAWAAFDEWTYEHISYREFDRCGTPRDVAWDSVFDAAEAFYPEAWDTIDREEGQAVCVPNAPGPILHGVRGDDAESVRELAARIGSEPVERAATFLTNQGTDAHLRDGELGSLRDDAAYRVDGTVASDPETRRGGHVFFELADGDDGAESVECVAFEPTKRFRDRVRALRVGDDLTVCGEMTEGTLKLEKFAVRSLVRTEEVTPRCPDCERTMESAGREQGYRCRDCGTAAPGKETVDADRALERGWYEVPPCARRHIAKPLARGGFDAPTHPER; the protein is encoded by the coding sequence ATGACGGTCATCGGTCTGGACGACACAGACTCCAGAGAGCGAGGGATGTGTACGACGTACCTCGCGACGTTGGTCGCGGAGGCGGTGGAGGCGGCCGGTGGCCGCGTCCGGCGACGACTCCTCGTCCGACTCAACCCCGCGGTGAAACACAAGACCCGCGGCAACGCCGCACTCGCCCTCCACGTCGAGTTCCCCGTCGCCGACGCCCTCGACGTCGCCGTCTCGGAACTCGAACCCCTCGCGGAGACCGACGACCCGCGGACGAGTCCGGGCGTCGTCGTCGCCCCCGGTGACCCGGAGATGGTCCCCGAGGCGGTAGCGGACTTCGCCCGACGCGGCGTCAGAGACATCGTCGACACCCCGACGGCGACGACCATCGCCGAGGAGGCCGGATACGAACATCGCGGGTGGGACGGCGGGCGCGGCCGAATCGGCGCTCTCGCCGCCGTCGGCGCGTGGGCCGCCTTCGACGAGTGGACGTACGAACACATCTCCTACCGCGAGTTCGACCGGTGCGGGACGCCCCGCGACGTGGCGTGGGACTCCGTTTTCGACGCCGCGGAGGCGTTCTACCCCGAGGCGTGGGACACCATCGACAGAGAGGAAGGGCAGGCCGTCTGCGTTCCGAACGCGCCCGGTCCCATCCTGCACGGCGTCCGCGGCGACGACGCCGAATCCGTGCGCGAACTCGCGGCCCGAATCGGTTCCGAACCCGTCGAACGCGCGGCGACGTTCCTGACGAATCAGGGGACGGACGCGCATCTGCGAGACGGCGAACTCGGGTCTCTCCGCGACGACGCCGCCTACCGCGTCGACGGCACCGTCGCCTCGGACCCCGAGACGCGCCGCGGCGGACACGTCTTCTTCGAACTCGCCGACGGAGACGACGGCGCAGAGTCGGTCGAGTGCGTCGCCTTCGAACCGACGAAACGGTTCCGCGACAGGGTTCGCGCTCTCCGCGTCGGCGACGACCTGACCGTCTGCGGCGAGATGACCGAGGGAACCCTGAAACTGGAGAAGTTCGCCGTCCGGTCTCTCGTGCGCACCGAGGAGGTCACGCCGAGGTGTCCCGACTGCGAACGCACCATGGAGAGTGCGGGTCGAGAGCAGGGCTATCGCTGTCGCGACTGCGGCACCGCCGCGCCGGGGAAAGAGACGGTGGACGCGGACCGCGCCCTCGAACGCGGGTGGTACGAGGTGCCGCCGTGCGCGCGCCGACACATCGCCAAACCCCTCGCTCGCGGCGGGTTCGACGCGCCGACGCACCCCGAGCGGTAG
- the pyrE gene encoding orotate phosphoribosyltransferase, which produces MTNDELIEALREAEAVQYGEFELSHGGTSDYYVDKYLFETDPTCLRLIAEAFAEEHGGEKLAGVALGAVPLVAVTSVETDTPYVIARKKAKGYGTAKRIEGRLEEGEEILVLEDIATTGKSALDAVEALRDAGAEVNRVLVVVNREEGAEERLAEADVELDALITADELLADR; this is translated from the coding sequence ATGACGAACGACGAACTCATCGAGGCCCTGCGAGAGGCCGAGGCGGTCCAGTACGGAGAGTTCGAACTCTCCCACGGCGGCACCTCGGACTACTACGTGGACAAGTACCTGTTCGAGACGGACCCCACCTGTCTCCGACTCATCGCGGAGGCGTTCGCCGAGGAACACGGCGGCGAGAAACTCGCGGGCGTCGCACTCGGTGCCGTCCCCCTCGTCGCGGTGACGAGCGTCGAGACGGACACGCCCTACGTCATCGCGCGCAAGAAGGCGAAGGGGTACGGCACCGCAAAGCGCATCGAGGGGCGCTTGGAGGAGGGCGAGGAGATTCTCGTCCTCGAAGACATCGCGACGACCGGAAAGAGCGCCCTCGACGCCGTCGAAGCCCTCCGAGACGCCGGCGCGGAGGTCAACCGCGTTCTCGTCGTGGTGAACCGCGAGGAGGGCGCGGAGGAACGACTCGCCGAAGCGGACGTCGAACTCGACGCACTCATCACCGCGGACGAACTGCTGGCCGACCGGTAA
- a CDS encoding transcriptional regulator, which translates to MSRSALVGNITAMLDDAGFIVSDRCAIRPKSFDLAARRGEDLVLLKILGNIDAFDAATGAEMRRLGTYLSATPIVVGLRTRDQDLKPEVVYFRHGVPVMNPDTAMDLFVEGVPPLIYAAPGGLYVNIDGDLLSDEREERGWSLGRLANELGVSRRTVSKYEDGMNASIEVAIQLEQMFDQPFSNPVDVMEGAEEVREADPTPEDPAADPDDEHVVHILTRAGFTVHPTARAPFKAVSEDEDRTTRRSGSDGMPMLTGHSAFNRSAEKRARIMSSLGEVTQTRSVYFTEDQSKRDSVDGTALVSCEELASIDDPDKIRDLIRERAREPEEV; encoded by the coding sequence ATGTCTCGGTCAGCTCTGGTCGGAAATATCACGGCGATGCTGGACGACGCGGGCTTCATCGTCAGCGACCGCTGTGCCATCCGTCCCAAGAGCTTCGACCTCGCCGCCCGGCGCGGCGAGGACCTGGTCCTCCTGAAGATTCTGGGAAACATCGACGCGTTCGACGCCGCCACGGGCGCGGAGATGCGTCGTCTCGGCACGTATCTCTCGGCGACGCCGATAGTCGTCGGACTGCGGACTCGCGACCAAGACCTCAAACCCGAAGTCGTCTACTTCCGGCACGGCGTGCCCGTGATGAACCCGGACACCGCGATGGACCTGTTCGTCGAGGGCGTTCCGCCGCTTATCTACGCGGCCCCGGGCGGTCTCTACGTCAACATCGACGGCGACCTGTTGTCCGACGAACGCGAGGAGCGAGGGTGGAGTCTCGGTCGTCTGGCGAACGAACTCGGCGTCTCGCGGCGCACCGTCTCGAAGTACGAAGACGGGATGAACGCGAGCATCGAGGTGGCGATTCAGCTCGAACAGATGTTCGACCAGCCGTTCTCGAACCCCGTCGACGTGATGGAGGGCGCAGAGGAGGTTCGCGAGGCTGACCCGACGCCGGAGGACCCGGCGGCGGACCCCGACGACGAACACGTCGTCCACATCCTGACGCGGGCGGGCTTTACCGTCCATCCGACCGCTCGCGCGCCGTTCAAAGCAGTCAGCGAAGACGAGGACCGAACGACCCGACGGAGCGGAAGCGACGGCATGCCGATGCTCACCGGCCACTCGGCGTTCAATCGAAGCGCCGAGAAGCGCGCCCGCATCATGTCCTCGCTCGGCGAGGTGACGCAGACGCGGTCGGTCTACTTCACCGAGGACCAATCGAAGCGCGATTCCGTGGACGGAACGGCCCTCGTCAGTTGCGAGGAACTCGCGTCCATCGACGACCCCGACAAAATTCGGGACCTGATTCGAGAACGCGCCCGCGAACCCGAAGAGGTCTGA
- a CDS encoding glutathione S-transferase N-terminal domain-containing protein codes for MSNLILYELEGCPYCAKVKNKLSELDLEYESKTVPRSHSERTEVQEVSGQTGVPVLVDEEHGIDAMPESDDIVEYLDETYGTAAN; via the coding sequence ATGTCGAATCTCATCCTGTACGAGCTGGAGGGCTGTCCCTACTGCGCGAAAGTCAAGAACAAGCTCTCGGAACTCGACTTAGAGTACGAGTCGAAGACGGTCCCGCGTTCGCACTCCGAACGGACCGAGGTCCAAGAAGTGAGCGGACAGACCGGCGTCCCCGTCCTCGTGGACGAGGAACACGGCATCGACGCGATGCCGGAGAGCGACGACATCGTCGAGTATCTCGACGAGACGTACGGCACGGCCGCAAACTGA
- a CDS encoding DUF502 domain-containing protein: protein MSSWRRDFASGLVILVPILVILWVLNYLYSSIVRLPVIRTLDQPFGFFVAIVVFVMLVLSVGYLMRTTVGRLFETYLDATMNRVPLVRILYNASKLAVETALTGTEDLQTPVQLETWPGVRMTAFKTGQTTKDGRVVLFMPTAPNITTGFVMEVEPEDITELDENVEEALTRILSAGFAEDETRSAIDIDVQTEDD, encoded by the coding sequence ATGTCCTCGTGGAGACGCGACTTCGCAAGCGGACTGGTGATACTGGTCCCCATTTTGGTCATCCTGTGGGTTCTCAACTATCTCTACTCGAGCATCGTCAGACTGCCCGTCATCAGGACGTTGGACCAACCGTTCGGGTTCTTCGTCGCCATCGTCGTGTTCGTGATGTTGGTGCTTTCGGTGGGCTATCTGATGCGCACGACGGTGGGGCGACTGTTCGAGACGTATCTCGACGCGACGATGAATCGGGTCCCCCTCGTTCGCATCCTCTACAACGCGTCGAAACTCGCCGTCGAGACGGCGTTGACGGGGACCGAAGACCTGCAGACGCCCGTCCAACTGGAGACGTGGCCGGGCGTTCGGATGACGGCGTTCAAGACCGGACAGACGACGAAAGACGGGCGAGTGGTTCTCTTCATGCCGACGGCTCCGAACATCACCACCGGGTTCGTGATGGAGGTAGAACCAGAAGACATCACGGAACTCGACGAGAACGTCGAGGAGGCGTTGACGCGCATCCTCTCTGCGGGGTTCGCCGAAGACGAGACTCGCTCCGCTATCGACATCGACGTACAGACCGAAGACGACTGA
- a CDS encoding phosphoribosyltransferase family protein, giving the protein MNRAEKAALQLQAVAVLRMLKETRTYDELAALTELPAGDLNRYVNGHVLPGIERARDVVEGVGREALATELEARVAFDDEGYVDNSGVVFDQSFLDLVAPVAANTLGFERPDVVLTAATDGITLGAAMASYFDARVAYAKKSKETAVEEFIESRQRLTSGIELTYYLPERALSSGENVLIVDDLIRSGETQELLLDIAKQAGAEVTGVFALISVGEKGTDRAKELTTAPVGALSAFDTE; this is encoded by the coding sequence ATGAACAGAGCGGAGAAAGCGGCTCTCCAACTCCAAGCCGTCGCCGTCCTCCGGATGCTCAAAGAGACGAGGACGTACGACGAACTCGCCGCACTCACCGAACTGCCCGCGGGCGACCTGAACCGGTACGTCAACGGGCACGTCCTCCCCGGCATCGAACGCGCCCGCGACGTCGTCGAAGGCGTCGGGCGCGAGGCTCTCGCGACCGAACTCGAAGCGCGCGTCGCGTTCGACGACGAGGGGTACGTCGACAACTCCGGCGTCGTCTTCGACCAGTCGTTTCTGGACCTCGTCGCGCCCGTTGCGGCCAACACCCTCGGATTCGAACGGCCCGACGTCGTCCTCACGGCGGCGACTGACGGCATCACCCTCGGTGCGGCGATGGCGTCGTACTTCGACGCCCGCGTCGCCTACGCGAAGAAGTCCAAAGAGACGGCCGTAGAGGAGTTCATCGAGTCCCGCCAGCGACTCACCTCCGGCATCGAACTCACGTACTACCTCCCGGAACGCGCCCTCTCGTCGGGCGAGAACGTACTCATCGTCGACGACCTCATCCGGTCGGGCGAGACGCAGGAACTGCTCCTCGACATCGCGAAACAGGCCGGGGCGGAGGTCACCGGCGTCTTCGCTCTCATCTCCGTCGGCGAGAAAGGAACCGACCGCGCGAAGGAACTGACGACCGCACCCGTCGGCGCGCTTTCGGCGTTCGACACCGAGTGA
- a CDS encoding CDP-2,3-bis-(O-geranylgeranyl)-sn-glycerol synthase — MVIDLVVVAFWTMLPAYVPNNAAVLAGGGAPIDGGRTWGDRRLLGDGKTWRGTAAGTLAGVAVALACNAAAGPVSAMLGVSLPTFPLIAAVGLAFGAMVGDIGASFLKRRSGRQRGAAFPGLDQLDFVVGALVFAAAFDLPWFLGTFTLPVLGAVLVLTPILHVTTNVAAYLLGVKNEPW, encoded by the coding sequence ATGGTTATCGACCTCGTCGTCGTCGCGTTCTGGACCATGCTGCCCGCGTACGTCCCGAACAACGCGGCCGTCCTCGCCGGGGGCGGCGCGCCGATAGACGGGGGGCGGACGTGGGGCGACCGCCGCCTCCTCGGCGACGGCAAGACGTGGCGCGGAACCGCCGCGGGAACGCTTGCGGGGGTCGCCGTCGCTCTCGCCTGCAACGCCGCCGCCGGTCCCGTCTCTGCGATGCTCGGCGTCTCGCTCCCGACGTTTCCGCTGATTGCGGCGGTCGGACTCGCCTTCGGCGCGATGGTCGGCGACATCGGCGCCTCCTTCCTGAAACGACGGAGCGGACGCCAACGCGGCGCGGCGTTCCCCGGACTCGACCAACTCGACTTCGTCGTCGGCGCACTCGTCTTCGCCGCGGCGTTCGACCTACCGTGGTTCCTCGGGACGTTCACGCTCCCCGTCCTCGGGGCGGTACTCGTCCTCACACCGATTCTGCACGTGACGACGAACGTCGCCGCCTACCTCCTCGGCGTGAAGAACGAACCGTGGTAA
- a CDS encoding trimeric intracellular cation channel family protein gives MNTVGLVAFALVGSTKAIREEFDVFGIAVVGLVTAFAGGATRDVLVGRVPLALQSFGEIRLGLLGVALAVGLSVAFESADEHPITLLSDAVGLAAFATAGAIVATEAGVSGFGVVAIATINAVGGGAFADILLDRSPFVLFDDFYASCAVLGGTTYWLTTTLVGAEGVAAAVCAAVTVGSRMVAVAYGWRLPTAQTLGVARDEPHENR, from the coding sequence ATGAACACGGTCGGGCTGGTCGCGTTCGCACTCGTCGGGTCGACCAAGGCGATACGCGAGGAGTTCGACGTGTTCGGCATCGCGGTCGTCGGACTCGTCACCGCGTTCGCCGGCGGGGCGACGCGAGACGTACTCGTCGGCCGCGTCCCGTTGGCACTCCAGTCGTTCGGTGAGATACGTCTCGGACTGCTCGGCGTGGCACTCGCAGTCGGACTGAGCGTCGCCTTCGAGTCGGCGGACGAACATCCGATCACGCTTCTGTCCGACGCAGTCGGACTCGCCGCGTTCGCCACCGCCGGCGCTATCGTCGCGACGGAGGCGGGCGTCTCGGGGTTCGGCGTCGTCGCGATAGCGACGATAAACGCCGTCGGCGGCGGCGCGTTCGCGGATATCCTCTTGGACCGGTCGCCGTTCGTCCTGTTCGACGACTTCTACGCGAGTTGTGCGGTCCTCGGCGGGACGACCTACTGGCTGACGACGACCCTCGTCGGTGCCGAGGGCGTCGCCGCTGCCGTCTGTGCCGCCGTCACCGTCGGGTCGCGCATGGTGGCGGTCGCCTACGGGTGGCGGCTCCCGACGGCACAGACGCTCGGAGTGGCGCGCGACGAGCCACACGAAAACAGGTGA
- a CDS encoding aryl-sulfate sulfotransferase, producing MVALSRRTAMRALALVLVIALLTPSVASAITYDPDDETTLTRGTVTSPANGSTVVSVQGYTFDGNTNPKKPARLISADERGQTEWTHNESGAWFFDVDPLSNGNLLVSSPRDGETLVFEFDPDSQTRVWNETFEIEDTHDVDRLSEDELVVSNMREWDDENGSMDRIFVYNLTTEEITWEWYYRDHFPADTEGGHNEDWTHSNDVDPIGDDRLLLSPRNFDQAIVVDMETKNITHRLGSDDDYDVLREQHNPDWMLSENGTPTMLVADSGNNRVVEYAKEDGEWVRTWSVGSNVLNWPRDADRLPNGNTLITDTLNHRVVEVTPEGEIVWEYYATWGPYDAERVEHGDGSSDGPTIRDMNASGEYDITGSAGLRAGSGERVGFAGQMRATFAETPLEGPMNEFATQWSHVTPWLRPVWMGGWEFVYAVCALFVLVGWAGAEVVLRRRRIADGVRNAVGR from the coding sequence ATGGTCGCCCTCTCTAGACGAACCGCGATGCGGGCGCTCGCGTTGGTGCTCGTAATCGCGCTCTTGACGCCGTCTGTGGCGTCTGCCATCACCTACGACCCGGACGACGAGACGACGCTCACCCGCGGGACGGTGACGAGTCCGGCGAACGGTTCGACCGTCGTCAGCGTCCAAGGCTACACGTTCGACGGCAACACGAATCCGAAGAAGCCCGCCCGTCTCATCTCCGCGGACGAACGCGGACAGACGGAGTGGACCCACAACGAGTCCGGCGCGTGGTTCTTCGACGTGGACCCCCTCTCGAACGGGAACCTGCTCGTCTCTTCGCCCCGCGACGGCGAGACGCTGGTCTTCGAGTTCGACCCCGACAGCCAGACCCGCGTCTGGAACGAGACGTTCGAAATCGAGGACACCCACGACGTCGACCGACTCAGCGAGGACGAACTCGTCGTCTCGAACATGCGCGAGTGGGACGACGAGAACGGGTCGATGGACCGCATCTTCGTCTACAACCTCACGACGGAGGAGATAACGTGGGAGTGGTACTATCGCGACCACTTCCCCGCTGACACGGAGGGCGGACACAACGAAGACTGGACGCACTCGAACGACGTAGACCCCATCGGCGACGACAGACTCCTCTTGTCGCCGCGGAACTTCGACCAAGCCATCGTCGTCGACATGGAGACGAAGAACATCACCCACCGTCTCGGGAGCGACGACGACTACGACGTGCTGCGCGAACAGCACAACCCCGACTGGATGCTCAGCGAGAACGGGACGCCGACGATGCTCGTCGCCGACAGCGGAAACAACCGCGTCGTCGAGTACGCAAAAGAGGACGGCGAGTGGGTCCGCACGTGGTCCGTCGGGTCGAACGTCCTCAACTGGCCGCGCGACGCGGACAGACTCCCGAACGGCAACACGCTCATCACCGACACGCTCAACCACCGCGTCGTCGAGGTGACGCCGGAGGGCGAAATCGTCTGGGAGTACTACGCGACGTGGGGCCCGTACGACGCCGAACGCGTCGAACACGGCGACGGGTCCTCGGACGGACCGACCATCCGCGACATGAACGCAAGCGGCGAGTACGACATCACCGGAAGCGCCGGACTCCGCGCCGGGTCGGGCGAACGAGTCGGCTTCGCCGGGCAGATGCGCGCGACGTTCGCCGAGACGCCCCTCGAAGGGCCGATGAACGAGTTCGCCACCCAGTGGTCCCACGTCACGCCGTGGCTTCGCCCCGTCTGGATGGGCGGGTGGGAGTTCGTCTACGCCGTCTGTGCTCTCTTCGTCCTCGTCGGGTGGGCCGGCGCGGAAGTCGTCCTCCGTCGTCGCCGCATCGCCGACGGGGTTCGGAACGCGGTCGGACGCTGA
- a CDS encoding NCS2 family permease yields MGFTETLADYFDVQEHGSSVRTEILAGVTTFLTMSYIVVVNPSILTDQPFIEGADGIAIAGYAPSEVQSMLAVVTIIAAAVATLIMAFYANRPFGQAPGLGLNAFFAFTVVGALGVPWQTALAAVVVEGLLFIALTAVGAREYVIRLFPEPVKFAVGTGIGLFLAIIGLQGMGIVVDDAATLLTLGDVASNPVAIVAVVGLFLTLALYARGIPGSIVVGILSTAGLGWLLTTLGVVAPDAGLVAGSTEATYNIAPLAGAFVSGFGNVEAFSFALIVFTFFFVDFFDTAGTLVGVSQVAGFLDEDGNLPDIDKPLMADAVGTTIGGMLGTSTVTTYIESASGVEEGGRTGLTALVVALLFIASLALVPLAAAIPQYASHIALVVIGIVMLQNAVDIDWSDITNTIPAGMTILVMPFTYSIAYGIAAGIVSYPVVKLAAGDRDDLRVGHWVLAGAFVLYFFVRTSGFLSAQF; encoded by the coding sequence ATGGGGTTCACTGAGACGCTCGCGGACTACTTCGATGTGCAAGAACACGGGTCGTCCGTCCGGACCGAGATACTCGCCGGGGTGACGACGTTCCTGACGATGTCGTACATCGTCGTCGTCAACCCGTCGATACTGACGGACCAACCGTTCATCGAAGGGGCAGACGGTATCGCCATCGCCGGCTACGCGCCGAGCGAGGTGCAGTCGATGCTCGCAGTCGTGACTATCATCGCCGCCGCCGTCGCGACGTTGATTATGGCGTTCTACGCCAACCGGCCGTTCGGGCAAGCACCCGGACTCGGACTGAACGCCTTCTTCGCGTTCACCGTCGTCGGAGCTCTCGGCGTGCCGTGGCAGACGGCGCTTGCCGCCGTCGTCGTGGAGGGACTGCTCTTCATCGCCCTCACGGCCGTCGGCGCGCGGGAGTACGTCATCCGACTGTTCCCGGAACCGGTGAAGTTCGCCGTCGGGACCGGTATCGGGCTGTTCCTCGCGATAATCGGTCTGCAGGGGATGGGTATCGTCGTGGACGACGCCGCGACGCTCCTGACGTTGGGTGACGTCGCGTCGAACCCCGTCGCCATCGTCGCCGTCGTCGGCCTCTTTTTGACGCTCGCGCTCTACGCACGGGGCATTCCGGGCTCTATCGTCGTCGGTATCCTCTCTACCGCCGGATTGGGGTGGCTGTTGACGACGCTCGGCGTCGTCGCTCCCGACGCCGGCCTCGTCGCCGGTTCGACCGAGGCGACGTACAACATCGCACCGCTGGCGGGCGCGTTCGTCTCCGGATTCGGCAACGTCGAGGCGTTCAGTTTCGCGCTCATCGTGTTCACGTTCTTCTTCGTGGACTTCTTCGACACCGCCGGAACGCTGGTCGGCGTCAGTCAGGTCGCCGGTTTCCTCGACGAAGATGGCAACCTCCCCGACATCGACAAACCGCTGATGGCCGACGCCGTCGGCACCACCATCGGCGGGATGCTCGGCACCTCGACCGTGACGACGTACATCGAGTCCGCCTCGGGCGTCGAAGAGGGCGGCCGAACGGGGCTGACAGCGCTCGTCGTCGCGCTGCTTTTCATCGCCTCGTTGGCTCTCGTCCCTCTCGCGGCGGCGATTCCGCAGTACGCCTCTCACATCGCGCTCGTCGTCATCGGCATCGTGATGCTGCAGAACGCGGTCGACATCGACTGGAGCGACATCACGAACACCATCCCCGCCGGGATGACCATCCTCGTGATGCCCTTCACCTACTCCATCGCGTACGGCATCGCCGCGGGCATCGTCTCGTACCCGGTCGTCAAACTCGCTGCGGGTGACCGAGACGACCTCCGCGTCGGTCACTGGGTGCTCGCGGGCGCGTTCGTCCTCTACTTTTTCGTCCGAACGAGCGGGTTCCTCTCCGCGCAGTTCTGA
- a CDS encoding branched-chain amino acid transaminase — MGFDEMDVDTIWMDGEFVDWEDAQIHVLSHGLHYGTGVFEGVRCYDTEDGPAIFRWDEHLDRFYASGKPYDMEIPFDREELTEATMELVRRQDLESCYIRPVAFYGYDSLGVSPKDNPVQVAIAAWPWGTYLGDEALEKGVDVMVSSWRKHASSQIPTNAKTTGLYVNSMLAGEEARRNGYTEAIVLNKEGNVAEGPGENIFMVNDGEIYTPGLSESILDGITRNTVIELAREHGYTVHDQASISRGELNTADELFFSGTAAEITPIRKVDNVEIDDGTRGPVTEELQQAFFDLVEGRSDDHEEWFSYV, encoded by the coding sequence ATGGGATTCGACGAGATGGATGTCGACACTATCTGGATGGACGGTGAGTTCGTCGATTGGGAGGACGCGCAGATTCACGTCCTCTCGCACGGACTTCACTACGGAACCGGCGTCTTCGAGGGCGTCCGCTGTTACGACACCGAAGACGGTCCGGCCATCTTCCGGTGGGACGAGCATCTGGACCGCTTTTACGCCTCCGGGAAGCCCTACGACATGGAGATTCCGTTCGACAGAGAGGAACTCACCGAAGCGACGATGGAACTCGTTCGCCGACAGGACCTCGAATCCTGTTACATCCGACCCGTCGCCTTCTACGGCTACGATTCGCTCGGCGTCAGCCCCAAGGACAACCCCGTGCAGGTCGCTATCGCGGCGTGGCCGTGGGGGACGTACCTCGGCGACGAGGCCCTAGAGAAGGGCGTCGACGTGATGGTCTCCTCGTGGCGAAAGCACGCGTCGAGTCAGATTCCGACGAACGCGAAGACGACCGGTCTGTACGTCAACTCGATGCTCGCGGGCGAGGAAGCGCGCCGAAACGGCTACACCGAAGCCATCGTCCTCAACAAGGAGGGCAACGTCGCGGAGGGCCCCGGCGAGAACATCTTCATGGTCAACGACGGCGAGATATACACGCCCGGCCTCTCCGAGAGCATCTTGGACGGAATCACCCGAAACACCGTCATCGAACTCGCCCGAGAACACGGCTACACCGTCCACGACCAAGCGTCCATCTCGCGCGGCGAACTCAACACCGCAGACGAACTGTTCTTCTCCGGTACCGCCGCCGAAATCACGCCCATCCGGAAGGTGGACAACGTCGAAATCGACGACGGCACCCGCGGCCCGGTCACCGAGGAACTCCAACAGGCGTTCTTCGACCTCGTGGAAGGTCGCTCCGACGACCACGAGGAGTGGTTCTCTTACGTCTGA
- a CDS encoding NAD-dependent epimerase/dehydratase family protein, producing the protein MPPKTVAVTGGTGRIGPAVVRALSDAGYRVVNCSRSGGSVGDANLRADMTDAGETYGAFATADADAVVHLGMLSEPGHDPGYVVYESNAMSTYNVLEASESLGIDTVVLASSMSALGASFEPGPVRLSYLPVDEDHRLTPSNPYGLGKQVVEVTADGFARRPDGPDTITSFRFPWMPTEAQMRETFLNADRRLPALRQSENFHSIRNTLFSYLAQEDAADAVRRAVEADFEGHERFWVAAADTNADVETAELLEEEYPDVETRRSFEGYESLVSAEKARRMLGWEPERSWRDLR; encoded by the coding sequence ATGCCACCCAAGACAGTCGCCGTAACGGGCGGGACCGGACGTATCGGCCCCGCCGTCGTGCGGGCACTCAGCGATGCGGGCTATCGCGTGGTGAACTGCAGTCGAAGCGGGGGGTCCGTCGGCGACGCGAACCTCCGGGCCGACATGACCGACGCCGGGGAAACGTACGGCGCGTTCGCCACCGCCGACGCCGACGCCGTCGTCCACCTCGGGATGCTCTCGGAACCGGGTCACGACCCGGGCTACGTCGTCTACGAGAGCAACGCGATGAGCACGTACAACGTCCTGGAGGCGTCCGAATCGCTCGGCATCGACACCGTCGTCCTCGCGTCCAGCATGAGCGCTCTCGGCGCGAGTTTCGAACCCGGGCCGGTCCGCCTCTCGTATCTCCCCGTGGACGAAGACCATCGCTTGACGCCGTCGAACCCGTACGGCCTCGGCAAACAGGTCGTCGAGGTGACCGCGGACGGGTTCGCTCGGCGGCCCGACGGCCCCGATACCATCACCTCCTTCAGGTTCCCGTGGATGCCGACGGAAGCCCAGATGCGCGAGACGTTCCTGAACGCGGACCGGAGACTCCCCGCACTCCGCCAGTCGGAGAACTTCCACTCGATACGGAACACCCTGTTTTCGTACCTCGCACAGGAGGACGCCGCAGACGCCGTCCGCCGGGCAGTCGAAGCCGACTTCGAGGGTCACGAACGGTTCTGGGTGGCCGCGGCGGACACGAACGCGGACGTAGAGACGGCGGAACTCCTCGAAGAGGAGTATCCCGACGTGGAGACGCGGAGGTCGTTCGAGGGG